GACGACGGTAACAGTAATATCATTGGCTCTGCTACTTATTCTCAGGATATGTGAAGGTATGTGTTTTTAGTCAGGCCCTTCAAGTAGCCACGAAATGCCTGCCTGATACCTACATACATTGCTGCTGCTAACGGTAACGTGAAACGTTTTCAAATTAACTTCCAATAAATTAACTGGTATGACGGAATGAAAAACAGAGcaggcagtaggcaggcaagGTCTAACCTTTTGTCATAATTCCAGACCCACCCAGgacatgttttttttacaataaaaaaagtttaaagaaaaatttcgaatagttTCTCGGTATAAAATAGGGgtttaaaaatcagaagatTTTTTGCAACTAAGTCTCCGAATTTCAGCACAAAACATTGACATATCTCGAGAACGAATTCCCGATCAAATCAGGTATGCTGAACCATCAACAGTCGGTCCAAATGCAGAACAAGAGTTTGTTCCGTTATCCCCAGTGAAAAGACGAACCGCTAGAGCAGCACCAATTCCCAAACGGAGTTTGGCTTCTGAGCAAGAAGATGAAGAGGATATTGATCCAGCAACTGCTACGATTCCACCAGATGTTGAAGTGAAAAATGATATGGTAAGAAAAAGCATGGAGATATTTGCATgatatttgtaaatttttgtgtGATATGCATTTTATGttgtaaataaatattttgtatatttcgttaattttttttgaattatttttttctctgcaTGTTATGTTTTCCTTTGCATGAAGTTAgcacaacacaaaaaatttgtattttccaactggatttggaaagttttcaataactAAATCTtggtttatttcaaaaatcggttGCGAAGGCATTCATGCTACCTACAACCAATTTTTACTTTCTGGTATGAACTCTGATGTATAATCTTTGCACAGTTTCAATAAAGAAATATAGAAGGTACATCCGTGTATTTTAACACTCTTAAAAGTAGGTAGGCGAGGAGGCACGGGGACAACCTAGGTCGCCATGTAGGCAGTCATTCGGCATGCTTCTGGATGGTTCAAACCCATTTCAACATGTTAcacatgtgtttttttttcagattgatcATCAATACTATCAAGCAGAAACATTTGTTGGTGACGGAGAaaccctgaaaaaatattggatcAACGTGGAGCAATTCATGAAGAAGCCAAAAGCAGTTGGAAATACAAGCCACCCACTGTTGAGCCAGAGTTACAGACGGGCGGTGGTAAGCTTTTTTTACGTGGAAGACTATAGTCCAAAATAATTGCACACGATTAAGCaatccaaaatgttttagatttttccaaattcgcAGTTaaagtttcggcaaattgtcaaaattccgatccgaaaaaaaaagtgaaattttgagtattGCAAAACTGAGTGTTAACCACACTTTTATAAAACAGTAtactgtaaattaaaaatgttttttttaaagtctttCACTAcgatatttggaaatttggagcaattttccccactggcgtTTCTCCATCTttaataaaagtttcaaattttctgctttattgtacaaaaatttttttagagccagtttttaacagaaattttaactcgtattcaaaaatattgttgtTCTCCTTAAAATGGgggtatttaaattttcataaatattcaCACATTGCAGGGTGCTCGTcttcaattcaaattcccaTTCTACGGACATAAAATGTCGAATCTAACAATTGCAACCGGTGGGTTCATCTACATTGGAGATCATAGTCATAATTGGTTGGCTGCAACACAATACATTGCTCCATTGATGGCAAACTTTCACACTTATTTGAATGTAAGGATTTCacattattgaaatttaaaattgtcatATCTAAGTTAGGAAATTCCAGAACTCAAATATCGTTTACGCTGATGATGGTGAACTATTTGTTGTGGAATGGCgaaatgttcaattgaaaGAGGATAAGGATGAACGTAAGTATTTGGAAATCCTTATCTATGTATTATAATTTAATattcttttttccagattcgttcacttttcaaacaattctGCACAAAAATGGAGATATCGTTTTCATCTACAAAgatgtgagttttcaatttttaactccaacttaccattttcaaaatttccccatttttAGGTACCCTACGACATTTCCAACATCTCTGACGCAAACCATCCTGTCAAATTGGGAATCTCAGATGCATACATGTTTAAGCACAATTTGCATCAAGCAGCTGTCCCAAAAAGAGTTATTTATGAATACCATAGAATTGAAATTGCCGCACAGAAGATTGTATCGAATACTGTCGTGATACTGAAAGCACAACCAAGTGATTAATTAATCATTTAAAACGTCggagtttttgttcaaaaaattaagaaaaaagtgtTGCTAAAGTATATTTCGATCAGAAATACATAGAAATGGTCCCACTTTTTAGGGAGTTTGGACccaccaattaaaaaaaacatttttccagcaTGTATCTCATTCGACACCTGTGACACATGTACAAACGCCACTCTCCCCCACTTCAACTGCCTCTGGTGTCATGCCAAGAAATCTCATGGAGGACCTTTCTGCACCGATGAAGCCGGCCTTCATCGTCGCCGTCAGCACTGGTTTGAAGGGAATTGCTATCAAAGAAGTAAAGCGCTGTATTGTGATgctgatgatgaagatgaaacATATGATGAAGAGGACTATCCAAAATCTCAGTTAATGCCAAATGGAGGGCACACTGTTCTTCCATTGGATgctgataaaatgaaaaaaaccgataaaacaACTTCAGAGGATAGTGATGAATGGAAGGGACATAAGAAGAAAGAAGAGCCGAAGGGAGGAGTTGCCACGTTGACTATGATTGTTGTATTCCTGGTTTGTATAGTCGCATGGCTGGCATATGCATATTACAATCCACATACGACTAGTGGACAAATTTTAATCAAGGTGAGCTCAACATTctctattttctgaaaaatttggaaatgcaaatttcctttcaaaatctgaaattctacaGAAATGAAACTATTAACCAATCAGGTGGGTGAGTGTGCTCGGAGCGATGCGCTAAATGGTCGAGTATCATTTTCACTCTgactaatttttctatttgaatttccactgaaattgaaaattctgaccAATCAGCGTGTTGCTCAGACTACTTCTGCACCAATCAGTAGAAGTGGGAGGAGTCGGGCATCGATAATTGGTTACGAAGTAGTCGAAGCGAcgcgctgattggtcggtgTTCGTTTATGAGGAATTTCACAATTTAAGGAGAACATCTTTTTTTAACAAGACCCATCTAAATCAATTCAGTACGTTCCAGAGTAATCACCCTTTTCCTTTTCAGTACCGCCCATCCCGTTGGCACATCCCAAGCAGCCACGTTCGCTACAGTGCTTCAGTTCACATGTAAACTTCCAGAAGTTTCAGCTCTGGACTTCTAGAATTCCCACCAcaacactttaaaatttaacgaGTTTCACACTGGTGACCTACCATCGAATTATCACTaatcgtttttctttcttttcctgattttttaatttgaattttgtttgcTTATAATCATCTGAtctcctcctcctcttcacaaagatcaaaaatagaaatatttaattatattATATTGCACCAAAGTGTCCTTTTCTTAGAGCTTGTATATGACCTGTTTCTGGTTTATTCAGCATTTTTTCACAAGgttttgaaaggtttttgCAAACGCATAATATAGAAATTCTATTGcaataaatatttacaaaattatcCACAGcctatgcctgcctacgttCAAAATACCAGGATTGTCATTATTTcttcgaagaaaaaacaaaggtCGCTCGTTTTCTAAAACAGCTTTTTTCAATCTATTCCATCAGTTGACTGTATTACCATTAACATTATTAGCATCATAAAATCTATTACAGACAATGACCGTAAGATTCCGTCGTGATGGAGAAGTTCTTGTTGTTGACAGAGAAGATAATCATGACAGTTTCCGATTGAAACCGTCTGTCCGTTAGGCAACGAATTATCTGAACAACACAACAACACAGTTATTGCATTCTGTCACCCTATTCTCTCACACGGGTGCCTCTCTCTCTCCCCAACCCGGCAATGCCGCCCCGACGCTCAAGCCGCTATCCAGCCGGACGAGATAGTGTCAATCGGTGtaggagacgcagagatgtTTGGAAGAACGCACTCTACTGCGACACAACCGGCGGGTCCCCTCCGACCATACACTTACTATTCATCAAGCCAGCGCCCAAGATGCCCACCCTATCCAAATGGTTTCCGATTTCCAATTGAATCAGTCTTCCTGTTAtctagtttccaaaaaaaattttgagttttgcgCGTCAAGTATGATGCCTTGCTGATACATCacattttacgcgcaaaatcTCTAACTTCCACAAACAGTAACAGTACTACCAAACTTTCTCCCGCAAAGAAATTCAATCAGTTCCCATAGTTTTTTGTGTTCATTCAAATTGGTTTTGCACGTCTGTCATGCAAGGTGTCTAGTCATGAACGTAACTACTATTGTTATGTAAGATGTGTGTACTTGGACTGGTATTCGAGTCTTCCAGTATTCAACTTGATATTAGGGAGGGTTAGAGAAGGCTTTAGGAAACCTAAAGTGTCATTAAAGTTGCGTCAAGTTCCAGCAGCCGACAtgttacttgtttttttttccattcaacTTTAACATCTCATACCTCGGTTCTCATTGGTTTTACCAAAAATGCTTTCAACTGATATATTGTAGCTTGAATCTTTAcctatattttcaaagttaaacattttttgataaactcaaaaatgacaaatatACAAGCAGGATATTtactttaaataatttttaatatcaaatatTATATGTTTGGTTACTTTTATTCGAGTGAACAAACATGTCATATCGCATCCATCACAATTCTACTCCCTACCTGTGACTTtattgtttccaattttatcacaaaaaaaaatgcagaactAAATGATAAGAAttgaatttccgattttttccagctgACTCATTCTAACTGCCCACGACGTGcccattttttggttttgaaaatattcatttattgattttacttttagaaattttgacaGTGTATACATATCTCAGTTTCtattggttttttcaaataattgctAACTAAAAAATACGTATtaactatttttctatttttttgtagttaaaatttttttgataagttaaAAAGCAATTAAATTATGtgctgtcaaagttgagaaAGGAATGCAATAAGGAATATACAGTAATTCCGCTATCTAATGTTCAATCCTCattaataacaatttttctctaatttatttccaaatttacaatctatttttctatttttcaacaattcatCATCCCTCTCCAATGTGACCTTAATCGATTTAAACTTGCGATAGTGATGACCTCCGATGACCAATTTTCTTctgttcaaattaatttttcctgtCAATGATTTTATCGCTTTCCGTAGGCATGTAATTTTTCATGCCTACCTACTTgcatatttcctttttttttcttcatttgaaAGTTCTTATGTACAAATCAGACGCCTTGAAGAcagattttgaattgaactcatcatataaattttaatgttcacatttttctgctttttctgctttcctataattttttttgcaaaaaagcccTCATTCTTTACTGGTGACTAACAACATCTAGCAGGTGTCCCAGAGTGAAAGGGCCTATGAAAACCTATACGTTGTGTAAAGTAATGCACTAAAATTCGATCTAAGAAAAAGCTTGCTGTTTTCGAGAAGTTcctgagaaaaaagttgtttccgGTTCAATATTTTTGCTCGGAGAGTTTATTGAACCATGCTTTTTGAAAAGGTTTCAGTTTATTTGACACAAAATTCTTCGTaggtgttttcttttttttttgtgaaaattgaaaaattataaccaAGAATTATTTTGTCTTTGTTGTACTTTTAAGTAATAGTAAGGTAGGCAAGGATTTATGCCTACACGCCTGCCTACTTGGCTATATTCCTACTCATTTGCCACCTACTTTATACCTACTTGAATTACCTTTTGTCTCAACTAGATTACCTGAAAACgtttataattttcattccAGCCATCAAAATGAACTCCCGAATGTCAAAACTTCGCCGGAGTATATCCCGCAGTGTATTTCAGTTGAACAGCTCATTGAGCCGACAGAATAGTCTTAATGGACTTGTTGACTTGCCAACTATGTCAAATACTACATTAGTAGATAAGTTtgctgtaagtttttttcctCGAAAGATCACATGAATTATTTACCgtgtttcaattatttgtgTATGCAATGCTcttagaaaatcaaacaagCCACCTGCCaacatcaaaatttctttGCAGACACCGAgcaatttccggcaactaCGAGACCTGATTCGCAACAATAACGAGTTACTTGCCGAAGTTGTGACTGCTTTTGAAGAGAAAGCAGCGCTTGATTTTCATTATtcgaaaacattgaaaaagatATCAATTCGGTTGCATAAATTGACACAAAGCGTTGAATCGTGAGTAGAtgctaaattcaaaattgcataatttgttcaaaatattttggcgaGAAAGTCAaggatttgatttttttaatttggtaattcagaatttaacaatttttcaaaaaaattgatggaaactATAGtgtgtctttaaaaaaagactATATTTTAAAGGGGCATAcatacattcaaaaatttgcaaaatatctTATTTCAGAGGTATCGATAAAGGCTGGACAAATGTGGCAGAACAATTTGATATTCATGCTACTATTCACAGTAACTTAGGATCTGCAATCACTGAAGATATCATACAACCTCTTAGATCAATTCAatcaaatcagcaaaaaactATTCGAGCAGCCGACAATTTCGTAGAgcgagaaattcgaaaattgaaggATAAGAAAgatgaaactcaaaaaatgaaacgaaGTCTGTACGTGTTGGCGAAAGAGCTTGAAAAGACTGAAAACTCGGCTGAACGAGAAAAAGCTCAACCGGAGAAGTTTGCACTTCGCCGGAAAAAGTACAAAGATCAGATGATTCGAAGTGAAGATGATTATGTATGGCAGACTGTTGATCTGGAAAAGCAGAGAagaatgactgaaaatgtgttaCGAAAAGGTGTAGAGAGTATGGAATCAGTGGAGAGACAGAGATTAGCTCATTGTCAAACTGCATTGGGACGGTATAAGAGAAAGATTGAGACGTTGGGACCGAATTTGAGACAAGTTAGggaaagtgaaattttgaaattagtcaatattttattttcagatgtttgaAAGGCATTCGAATAATCTTGAACTTGCGGTAGATTCTGTTCCGGAGGATTATATTCAAACTATTCAACCATCAACTTCAGCTGTCAATCATATTACCCTGATTGATCTTCATGTAAGTCTTTTCTACGGGAATTACTTTCCTAGAGCACGGAGCAACCGTGGTAGAAGAAAAAATCGGCGGccgaaaaggtgtgcgcctttaaatagtactgtagttttttctcacgatttgttgaaactttatgtgtttttattgttatatTTAAGTTTATCAAAGATCTATCTAAACAGAAAATCTAAATCTATCTAATAATATACAACTCCACAGAAACTCAAGTATTCTTTGAAGACACACACTTTTTCTctattaacaaaaatttctccAGTAGCCgtattttggcggaaaaatcGCAACATTTTGCGTCTGGATAATAACCTTCTAACTGAAAAActctaacatttttgaatttgccatttttccaaaacatttttttcgaaattgcaattgttcaaaaataaatttatattactttttcgttttcaggctgaaaatttcggagAAGTCATGTCTTCGACACGACGCCGTCAGAATCTTGAACGAGTTTCAGGAGTATTGGATTCAGAATTGAAGAGACTTTACAACAATCAGACAGCTGACGTTATGGTGTCTAATTCAAAGCAAATTGTGGGTTTTTGGAAAGAATGCATGCCTACTTTATgcctattttcatttttttaattgaaaacaataGGAAAAACCAGAATATCTAATAATTCCAGAGCGTTTTGGAATTCATCGAATATCTGTACTACAAGTTGAATGattcaataaatattgtggATGGAGGTCAAAATCGAGGTTTTCACAGATTATCCAGGTTTCAACATAAGATTAAAGATAAATCGGTAAgctttttacaatttttaaaaactcaaataaaattatgagattttcgaaaaaaaattagaaaataaaacaatttatcaATTCTAGTCTTTAGACACgacattttgtgatttttcaacaaaaaacggtACTCGGTCTCGTAACGACAAATTTGTGTTTAATACAAGAATGAGTGcgtctttaaagagtactgtagcttcaagcttttatttcttccaaaaactatgaaaaatcgatgaaaatgcGGCAACAAGAAAAGTTTAATTACAGTACACTTCAATGGTTCACAGCTTTTTGTATTGAACATAAAtgtgtcgtttcgagaccgggtaccatATTATTGGCgccaaacaaaattttcaatttttttcgtaccGAAACCCATTCCGCACCAGGCGAAGAATAACAtattaataaaacatttttacaggGTCTTCCAATGACAATTCTCACAATTCCATTATCCGGTGATAATAACAGTCTTCCACCACCTTGTCTATCAATGGAAGCATCAACTGCTTATCCGTCACCACGTGGCAGTGGAGAGTACGAAGAATATGAAAAGGtatatttagtttttattacgaattttaaaattattttcacttcGAATATTACCAAAAACTTacgattttaagccaaaaatacAATCTTCTATACAATCTTAAAATACAATCTTGAAACGAAAACAGTTGTTAAATTCGAAgaggcgtgcgcctttaaaaattactgttaattataaattctgtttcttttcatagtttttcaataaatctcaatcaaaaatcgataaaaaattccacaccaataagttttaaattacagtactatttaaaggcgcacgcctcTTCGAATTAAACACCCTTTTTCGTATCGAGACCGcgtaccgtatttctgccgCGAAAAACCCATGTAAGTagtaatcatttttcaatcttcaGATATCCGACGACGGTTTCTactcaacaacaacaacatcaTCAAATGGTGGTCCTATTCGAACAACTACAACTTTCGATGAGCCCACTTCAAGTCCACCGACAATTTGTAGAGTTCTTTATGATTTTGAGCCGAAGCATGCTGACGAGATTGAGGTGGCTCTATTTAATTGAGATCTATATTATAAATCTGAATTATTTTAAGATTAGAGAAGGTCAATGTGTTCTTGTCGAGGATCGAATAGGAGATGATTGGCTCATTGGGCACGTTATAAGCCAACATGACAATTCTTCAATTGATCCACGATCTGGAAGATTTCCAACCACATATGTTTCTCTTAGGCAATGAGACTTTTTTCTTGGCGGCACAATAAAGTTTCCTCTTTTTGTTGGGTCACTCAACGAACACAATACAAATATTTGAGCGCTCGCATTTTTCTCAACCTTTCGGGTTTAAAGCACTTCAAAATGGAATTGAAGAGAGATTGTGAAAGTACATCAGACAGAATCACATTTTGATAGCATTCACTTCACTCAGATGCAAACTTTTCAGTGACTATAAAAAGTCATAAAAtaataacattaaaaaagcaaataaaTTAGCGagagaattttttgacaaaaagaaagaagagtGATAGAGAAGAAGGGAATGCTTGAAAGGATCTTGCATTTATTGCTCCGATTCGTAAGTCTCTCCAGCTTCTCCCTCAGCGTATCCGTCGACGTCGTCTTCGGCAGTTGCTTCTTGGTATTGTTGGTATTCTGAGATGAGATCGTTCATGTTGCTCTCGGCTTCGGTGAACTCCATCTCGTCCATTCCTTCTCCAGTGTACCAATGGAGGAAAGCCTTGCGGCGGAACatagctgaaaaaataacgtttttaAAACTGATACTGGAtgatagtttcaaatttcttaccAGTGAACTGCTCTGAGATACGCTTGAAAAGCTCTTGGATAGCGGTCGAGTTTCCAACGAAGGTGGCAGCCATCTTGAGTCCTCTTGGTGGGATGTCACAAACGGCGGTCTTGACGTTGTTCGGGATCCATTCGACGAAGTAGGACGAGTTCTTGTTCTGAACGTTGAGCATTTGCTCGTCAACCTCTCTCATCGACATGCGTCCACGGAACATAGCGGCCACGGTCAGGTAACGTCCGTGTCTTGGGTCACAGGCAGCCATCATGTTCTTGGCATCGAACATTTGTTGGGTGAGCTCGGCGACGGTAAGGGCACGGTAAGCCTGGGTTCCCTTGGCGGAAAGTGGTGCGAATCCTGGCATGAAGAAGTGAAGACGTGGGAATGGAACCATGTTGACGGCAAGCTTGCGGAGATCGGCATTGAGCTGTCCTGGGAATCGGAGACAGGTGGTAACTCCGGACATGGTGAGGgatactgaaaattgtaattattaGGTTTCAATTTGGGTAACTTGTGCATAACTTAAACTTGAACAAGAAATAATAACTTACCAAGATGGTTCAAATCACCGTAGGTTGGGTTGGTGAGTTTGAGGGTACGGTAGCAGATGTCGTAGAGGGCCTCGTTGTCAATGCAGTAGGTCTCATCGGTGTTCTCAACAAGCTGGTGGACGGAGAGGGTGGCATTGTATGGTTCTACAACTGTGTCGGACACCTTTGGCGATGGTACAACCGAGAATGAGCTCATGATTCTGTCTGGGTACTCTTCGCGGATTTTGGAGATGAGAAGTGTTCCCATTCCAGATCCGGTTCCTCCTCCGAGAGAGTGAGTGAGTTGGAATCCTTGAAGACAATCGCATCCTTCGGCTTCCTTGCGGATCACGTCAAGCACATTGTCGACAAGCTCAGCTCCTTCTGTGTAGTGACCCTTGGCCCAGTTGTTTCCGGCTCCGCTTTGTCCGAACACAAAGTTGTCAGGACGGAACAGCTGGCCGAATGGTCCAGAGCGGACAGAATCCATGGTTCCTGGTTCGAGATCGACCAACACGGCGCGTGGCACATACTTTccgtctgaaaaaatttaattaattaatcaTTCCAACTAAACGATTTCGAAAtctccagaaaattttaaaaactcactgttGGCTTCGTTGTAGTAGACGTCAATGCGCTCAAGCTGGAGATCCGTCTCTCCCTTGAAGGTTCCGTCTGGCTGGATTCCGTGCTCGTCGGAGATGACCTCCCAGAATTTGGATCCGATTTGGTTTCCGCATTGTCCGGCTTGCACGTGGACGATCTCTctcatttttgctgaaaaggtcgtaatgaattgaaaaactatatttagaTAGAGAAGATGaaggaaaataacaaaagaaaGAGAACACGTCATGGTCGATATTGAAAAGCAATGATTCAcggcaaaaatttaaaattaaaggagtaagtttttttaatacattgaaatttgagagaTGTTTAATTGGTGATTTGATTCTAGTTTATTGTgctctgaaattaaatgattCACGGcgaaaataagaaattaaaaGACGAATTAGGAATAAGGTTGAATAAGGTTACCTTGAAAAATATAAGAGATGTTTAATTGGTGATTCTTTTCTATTCTATATAGGTTGATTCTAGTTTATTGCACTCCGAAATTAACTactttcgataaaaatttcagcgcaAGTACCTTTCTATTTGCTCTAAAATGAGCCCACTTTTCATAATCGCTACCCCAAAAAGGAAACAAAAGGACGTTGTAGGAGCAGACATGCAGCTCTTGGGATGTATGGAATGGAGACGAAGAAGAGGCGGGTCGGGCGCAGTTGTGTCCGACGCTGTGTGCATTCGGATCGATAATCGCGAGAACACGGGGCGCGCGGCGCCCGCTCGCATTAAAAACCGCAGTGGCCACTGGGGCAGCAGTCGTTGTTGGACTGCAAAGGGTGGTGAAATCGAATAGACTATT
The nucleotide sequence above comes from Caenorhabditis elegans chromosome III. Encoded proteins:
- the pxd-1 gene encoding PSI domain-containing protein (Confirmed by transcript evidence) — encoded protein: MRQLTTVTVISLALLLILRICEAQNIDISRERIPDQIRYAEPSTVGPNAEQEFVPLSPVKRRTARAAPIPKRSLASEQEDEEDIDPATATIPPDVEVKNDMIDHQYYQAETFVGDGETLKKYWINVEQFMKKPKAVGNTSHPLLSQSYRRAVGARLQFKFPFYGHKMSNLTIATGGFIYIGDHSHNWLAATQYIAPLMANFHTYLNNSNIVYADDGELFVVEWRNVQLKEDKDEHSFTFQTILHKNGDIVFIYKDVPYDISNISDANHPVKLGISDAYMFKHNLHQAAVPKRVIYEYHRIEIAAQKIVSNTVVILKAQPTCISFDTCDTCTNATLPHFNCLWCHAKKSHGGPFCTDEAGLHRRRQHWFEGNCYQRSKALYCDADDEDETYDEEDYPKSQLMPNGGHTVLPLDADKMKKTDKTTSEDSDEWKGHKKKEEPKGGVATLTMIVVFLVCIVAWLAYAYYNPHTTSGQILIKYRPSRWHIPSSHVRYSASVHM
- the tbb-2 gene encoding Tubulin beta-2 chain (Confirmed by transcript evidence), producing MREIVHVQAGQCGNQIGSKFWEVISDEHGIQPDGTFKGETDLQLERIDVYYNEANNGKYVPRAVLVDLEPGTMDSVRSGPFGQLFRPDNFVFGQSGAGNNWAKGHYTEGAELVDNVLDVIRKEAEGCDCLQGFQLTHSLGGGTGSGMGTLLISKIREEYPDRIMSSFSVVPSPKVSDTVVEPYNATLSVHQLVENTDETYCIDNEALYDICYRTLKLTNPTYGDLNHLVSLTMSGVTTCLRFPGQLNADLRKLAVNMVPFPRLHFFMPGFAPLSAKGTQAYRALTVAELTQQMFDAKNMMAACDPRHGRYLTVAAMFRGRMSMREVDEQMLNVQNKNSSYFVEWIPNNVKTAVCDIPPRGLKMAATFVGNSTAIQELFKRISEQFTAMFRRKAFLHWYTGEGMDEMEFTEAESNMNDLISEYQQYQEATAEDDVDGYAEGEAGETYESEQ
- the C36E8.4 gene encoding SH3 domain-containing protein (Confirmed by transcript evidence), with protein sequence MNSRMSKLRRSISRSVFQLNSSLSRQNSLNGLVDLPTMSNTTLVDKFATPSNFRQLRDLIRNNNELLAEVVTAFEEKAALDFHYSKTLKKISIRLHKLTQSVESGIDKGWTNVAEQFDIHATIHSNLGSAITEDIIQPLRSIQSNQQKTIRAADNFVEREIRKLKDKKDETQKMKRSLYVLAKELEKTENSAEREKAQPEKFALRRKKYKDQMIRSEDDYVWQTVDLEKQRRMTENVLRKGVESMESVERQRLAHCQTALGRYKRKIETLGPNLRQMFERHSNNLELAVDSVPEDYIQTIQPSTSAVNHITLIDLHAENFGEVMSSTRRRQNLERVSGVLDSELKRLYNNQTADVMVSNSKQISVLEFIEYLYYKLNDSINIVDGGQNRGFHRLSRFQHKIKDKSGLPMTILTIPLSGDNNSLPPPCLSMEASTAYPSPRGSGEYEEYEKISDDGFYSTTTTSSNGGPIRTTTTFDEPTSSPPTICRVLYDFEPKHADEIEIREGQCVLVEDRIGDDWLIGHVISQHDNSSIDPRSGRFPTTYVSLRQ